A window of Belonocnema kinseyi isolate 2016_QV_RU_SX_M_011 chromosome 10, B_treatae_v1, whole genome shotgun sequence genomic DNA:
TACGTCGAATATCACTAGACTGACTAATGTCACCCCTGGAATGCCTTGTACCTATAACGGACACATACAGTTATACCATAAGTATGATAAGGTGCGATGTAATACAAGATGCTCCTTACGATGAAAATCTCCGAATTTCGtataatttaacgaaaaaaaagacTGAGTGATACATTCAATAACTTAAaatctacaatattaaattaGCAGCGAATTTTTATAAGAGTTAAATTCGTAGAACTTTGGATATCTTCTTTAAGAATATTCAACGTAAGGACCATTTGGTATATTTATTACGAGGTATGAAGAATAGATAGATCGGCATCGCTAGATTATGAACAATTTGATGTTCTTTTGTACATTGATTGTTACAGAGATAACAAACATGACGAAATCGTATAATTTTCACTTTACAATATCTTTGAGTTTATTgtaatttgtctgaaaatttaaataaagctaGCTTACATCTATAAGTATTTAGATTACTTCTATCGTATTTCTCTGCTTGTATTGAGTCGGAAGTAAACAGATTGAAACAAGGTAGATTGAAGATTCGTACAAATTCAGTGATAATGTATATCTTATAGTTAAATTCAGTCTTCGAgagttttaaactctttttaacaGTAAGTTTACAATGATTAACCATCgctattcttgaaaaattcaacgtATGTACAGTTAACTCTACATAATCTATTTACGTTTCGGCTCCTTAGAGTAGGGCGATCTTTTATTGCGTTTCGTAGGATGCGGTATAAACGCTAAATAATACGCTGATAAACGCCGACTAGCGGAAAACGGTGACACTAAAGTCGCAGAGCATGTGCAGGAACGTCATCACGTGACTTTAGCGGTTACCGTATACTACGAAACGCTATGCAAACTCTGTTTAATAATTTACTAGtttacataattataataattattaacagaTCAGTCCAGCTGAACAACTTTCTCGTATgggaataaatctttttttagtttccaATCAAGGTGCAAAATATTACTACAAAATGTCTACAGtatattaacataattaaaatacAGTACATAGGAAAACATTTTATGTACAAtagttctcaataaaaaatggatttttttttcttaaattgatttaGAACATAATATTCACAGACAGTGTATCCTCTAAAATACAAGAAAGGACGTTTTTTCTCAGGATTGCAGAAATTATTGTTCTTGgtctttaaaataaacaaattcgagcttttaaatctgaaatattccTACTTGTAATAACTaaaactaaactgcaaattaaactagtctaaactgaattttcttaatttgcaatatttaaaattcaaacactcAATTCAAGCATGTCATTTAAAACTGTCCATTCTATTGAATTGAAGCGCTGGCAGAAAGATCGTTGGATCCACAAAAGTTTTTTGTCTATGGAGTACTCTAGTTATTTCCGTTTTAACTCCTTTTTttattccgcggaagcgctgcaatcgccaaaaatttgaaaattgagtttgtaattgataaaaagaaaacaagtttGCCAAATCGTTTATAAAAAGTTTGTAATGCATATTATTACTGCAGACATATCACTTTAGGGGCATAAATAATTTATGCAATAATTTACTGCAGACATATCACTTTAGGggcataaataatttaaatattataatataattatgaaaaaaattttttgtttgattcattAACAGTATTTTGCGAATCTTAGCGCTATTACAGCCATTCActtgtgcaatttttcagataaatttcacatgtttttttattgttaattatttcttCTTCAATGTGGAAATgaaatgaacaaaattataaaattcttttttaaagtcatttttataaaaatcttatttttctatgTTTCAAAACAAGTTACAACAAcgctgttttttttatcaaatgcttTCTATTCTGCGAAAGCGCTGCAATCGCTaaactttcatcaaaaatttgaaaattaaactcttaaagAAATGTCGAAAAAGTCGaggttatttaagaattttaagtcgCATCAATCTGAACCTCAAAAGTGGATATTTCCAAATCTAACTTTATAACTTTTGAGCAGggataaaaagagaaatttgcttaaatcgaaaaaaattcgaaacctgaattcggcaaattttgaaaatatttattctttttaaaagtaTGATGTATGATATTAGCGAATTTTGAAGTGTTATTGCTAGCACTTCTAGATTTTCCTTATTTACGTAAGCTTTTCTAGACTCTGAATAGCCTTCTCATTTATTTTGCTTGGCATTCTgatcaattcaattttattttaataccttTGTTCAGAACTTCCTTAGATTGAGAAACGTACGTTTTCTAAGTTGAGGTTGATGCGAAGTAAATAACgtagaatttttggaaatttcttaacaaattcaattttcacatttttgttcATAGTTTAGAGATTTCAGCgcttttgtggaataaaaaaagttgagaaaaataataaCTATAGAACTCCATGGGCACAAAACTTGTGATGATCTAACGTTATTTCTGCCAAAGTTTCAATTacttcatttaaaacgttttcatTTCGTTAACGTCATTTAATTATCGatgagtttgaaaatattttataaaactttaatccAAAATTTACAATTGTTGAACTATTAACGCTTTTGATTTGAATATAACCGTTTTTAACGATTGCAATTTTTACCGTTGCATTTGGTAAATCATGAATTccaaacctttttaatttttcaagccaTAAAAACTGTATTAGACGGGgaggttgaacaattttttaattcgacctTACAACCATtccacaacaataaaaaaattaaaatagcctCTTAACaagtgtaaataaaatatttaatttttcatcaaatattatgGAAATCCTCGAAATAATTGCACTGCATCTAATCTAATCTTGTTGCGTTCCGACATCTGAAAAGGAACATGCGGCGAGCGGCTGTAAACAAATCACCCTACCGGAAGTCTAGATTCTTTCtagatactttttaaaaaaaggtgcTGATGAAGGGCCCCCAACCATTTGGAtattgttacacaatctgagagaaatttgacatgacctGAATTAAGAGTGCCGTTTATATCTGGGAAAAAACCACGCAATCTGATCATTTATTTTATGAgagaaaagtaaagaagaagagtTGGAAGAGGCAGAGGAGTCAAAGAATGAAATTCGTTGTTAGGCTCATTTCATGAGGAAGTCTTGGCATCGCATGCTTGCGAAGCCGATCAAAATCATATTTCCCGAGAGAGGAGATATGTTCGCGAAGAACAGAGTTCTTGGCATATCGAGGGGTTTTTGTGATGCGTcttaggaatttattttgtataaccTGGATGTGATTGATGTTACTTTTTGACACGCCACCCCAAGTTGTACAGGCGTAggttatgattggtcggataaacattttgtaaattaggaTTCCATATTCAGGTTTAAGACTCGACTGTCTATTAGCAATAGGGCTTAAACGTTTATACGACCATCTTTACAGACTGAATTACATCCGGAGATCCGCCCAACCAATCAGCTTTTtccacagaaattaaaaaatatacatttcaaacatttaaaaaaattcaaacttatttgaaaaaaactgcatattttaaaatatgcaaaaaccccattgtattttttttaaataatcgataTTTGTGTGAATtatattatacaattattatattgtaaagacaaaaaaatatatttataatgaaattatattgGAAATTACTTCTcaagggttgaaaattcatatataataaaaaaaatcgtggGTGAtgtcagttgaattaaaaaattggtcaagCTCATTGTGATTAACAAACTTGGTAAATAAAGGACTTTAGCATCATGCATTGTAAACTGAAATACTTCAtacttgaaaatgttacaaaCCCAACTTTTCAAActcgaaaaagttttaaaaaagtttcacacgataaagtttcaaaaattgcaaGATGAATATAATTAATACAAGGAGTACCAAATAGCGCTAAAAATGCGGCAAGCACACTTTTCCTGCAAATAATTCTGAGATTACTGTGATCCACAAAGCTAGAACAAATAATATGTACGAGATTCCCACTTGATGTGAGTTTGGTAACTGATATGGTTGACCACCAATTTGGTCTATGTGGAAGCCCATAGGGAATATAACAGCAGCTAAGCAGAATAAAACCACTGAAAAGAAAAAGACACATTATTTATGTCAATTTTAACGTTGAAGCATATTCCTGCAAATTGGTGAATACCTAACCACTGAATAATTAGTTTCTCTTACTTGCAGTAAATCCAACCCAGCGCGCATAGGGAATGACATTTCTATCCCAATGTGAACTTGCTAGGAGTATGACTGTCGTAGTTATCAAAATACAGCCTACGAATATACACACCAAAGCCAATAACCATTCTGGTTGCAAA
This region includes:
- the LOC117181823 gene encoding uncharacterized protein C16orf52 homolog A, with amino-acid sequence MDKLTLISGTLFLAADMFAIVSLAMPDWIITDVGGDTRLGLMWSCMTLYNRSQVCYTPDLQPEWLLALVCIFVGCILITTTVILLASSHWDRNVIPYARWVGFTAMVLFCLAAVIFPMGFHIDQIGGQPYQLPNSHQVGISYILFVLALWITVISELFAGKVCLPHF